In Planococcus shixiaomingii, the DNA window CCGATAAAGCCTACTACAGGCTTCGTCATGTTGGCTTTAACCCACGCAGCAGCTTCTTCTTCAGCTGTTCCGCCGATTTCACCGATCATAACAACCGCATAAGTGTCTTCATCTTCGTTGAATTCCTTCAACACATCGATGAAGTTTGTGCCGTTTACTGGGTCTCCGCCGATACCTACTGCTGTAGATTGGCCGATTCCTTCTTCAGACAATTGGTGAGTCGCTTCATACGTTAATGTACCAGAGCGTGAAACAACGCCAACATGTCCTTTTTTGTGAATATATCCAGGCATGATGCCGATTTTACATTCATCAGGAGTGATAACGCCTGGGCAGTTCGGTCCAACTAGACGTGTTTTCTTGCCTTCCATGAAACGTTTCACTTTGACCATATCCAAAACCGGAATGTGCTCAGTGATACAGATAGCCATGTCAAGATCAGCTTCAACAGCTTCAAGAATTGCGTCAGCAGCGAAAGGTGCCGGTACATAAATTACAGATACGTTAGCACCTGTAGCTTTAACAGCATCTTCAACAGTATTGAAAACAGGTACGCCTTCAACTTCAGTTCCGCCTTTGCCAGGTGTTACGCCAGCAACGATTTTCGTTCCGTATTCAAGCATTTGTTTTGTGTGGAAAAGGGCAGTTGACCCTGTAATTCCCTGTACAAGTACTTTCGTGTCTTTGTTAATATATACACTCATTTTTGTCCCTGCCCTTCTTAGCCTACAAGTTCTACGATCTTTTTAGCGCCTTCTGCCATAGTACCGGCTGCGACAATATCAAGACCTGATTCGTTCAGCAGTTTTTTACCTAGTTCTACGTTTGTTCCTTCAAGACGAACCACAAGAGGTACGCTCAAGCTAACTTCTTTAGCAGCTTGGATAACGCCTTCTGCAATGATATCGCACTTCATGATACCGCCGAAAATGTTAACGAAAATTCCTTTTACATTCTTGTCAGAAAGAATGATTTTGAAAGCTTCCGTTACTTTCTCAGCAGTGGCACCGCCCCCAACGTCAAGGAAGTTAGCGGGTGATCCGCCGTAGTAGTTGATCGTATCCATAGTTGCCATAGCAAGTCCGGCGCCGTTAACCATACAGCCGATGTTCCCGTCTAAAGAAATGTAGCTCAAGTCATACTTGGAAGCTTCGATTTCTTTTGCATCTTCTTCGTCGTAGTCGCGCATTTCCATGATGTGTGGGTGACGGTATAAAGAGTTTGCATCGAAGTTGAATTTCGCATCCAATGCCACAACTTGTCCGTCTCCAGTTACAACTAGAGGGTTGATTTCTACGATTGCTGCATCTGTATCAACATATGCCTGATACAATCCAAGCATTAGTTTTGAAGCTTTGTTGACCAGTTTAGCCGGGATGTTTATGTTGAATGCCATACGGCGCGCCTGGAAACCAGTCAAACCGATAACCGGATCAATTTCTTCATAGAAAAGACGCTCCGGGTTATTAGCTGCTACTTCTTCGATGTCCATTCCGCCTTCTTCAGACCCCATAAGAGTCACGCGAGAAGTTTCACGGTCTAGAACCAATCCTAAGTAGTATTCTTTTTGGATGTCGCTTCCTGCTTCGATGTACAAACGTTTAACTTCTTTGCCTTCAGGACCAGTCTGGTGCGTAACGAGCACTTTCCCTAGAAGCTCTTTTGAATATGTACGCACTTCGTCCAAACTTTTAGCAAGTTTGACTCCGCCTGCTTTTCCTCGGCCACCTGCGTGGATTTGGGCTTTCACCACAACAACATCAGTACCAAGTTCTTTAGCCGCTTTAACCGCTTCTTCCGGAGAAAAAGCAACATAGCCTTCAGGAACCGCTACTCCATATTGTTTAAGGATTTGTTTACCCTGATATTCATGGATATTCATCTGTCATCCTCCAATCAAACATCTGTATCATAATTGTATTGCCTTATTCATTGTATTAAAGTTGTCATGAAAAGTCCACAGTTGTCGATTGTACTGCAAAAACTTACAATATTCAGATTCGTCAGCGACTTTCTTGGAGAAGAGATTTGACAGGTTCGAACGTTTTTCTGTGAATTGGGCAAGGACCATATTTTCGCAAGGCTTCGACATGTTCAGGCGTTCCGTAACCGGCATGTTTGGCAAAACCGTACACCGGATATGTTTCAGCGTATGCATCCATGATGGCATCTCTTCCCGTCTTCGCCAAGATGGAGGCCGCAGCAATAGCCAAACTTTTTGCATCACCTTTAATGATTGACTCACAAGGTATGGGCACTTCCAGTTTCATGGCGTCCGCCAGAATGACTGACGGTTGTGGATCAAGCGACATCGCTGCTTCAGTCATTGACGTTTTGGTTGCGCGGTAAATATTTTGGCGGTCGATTTCTTCTGGCGATTGAACATGGACAGAATAGCTGATAGCCAGTTCTCGGATTAGTTCAGCAAATGCTTCCCGCTTTTCTTTAGACAACTTTTTAGAGTCATCCAGTCCGACGAGCAATGAACAGTCCTCCGGTAAAATGACAGCCGCTGTGACGACCGGACCCGCTAATGGCCCTCTTCCTGCTTCATCTATGCCAGCCACCAGGCTTTCCGGATGCTCCTTAAACGATTTGTCGAATTCCATTTTTGATTGGTGATTACTGATCAGTCCATCGGCCAGTCTTTTTTTCTTGTTCCACTGATTCAGCAGAGTTTGCACACTTTTCCGTTCATCTTGATGCAATTCTTCCATCCATGATTCCCATTCATCGGCCATTTTCAGCTTTTCTCTAATGTCTTTTATGGTCTTCATCCAAATTACCCCTCCTCTAAAAAAAGAGGTTGATCCCATACCAGCAGGATCAACCTCTTTCACTTCAATCAATTGGCTTCTTCATCAAGGATCATTTCATCTTTATAGTCAAACGTCACGCGGCCAAGATGTTGATTGCGGATATCCCGTACAATGATTTCAGCCACCATTTCATAATTGACTTCTCCATTAACGGTCGCGATATGGCGCCTCTGGGCGATGTGATTGAATGCTTGGACAATGTCCTCATCGTCGATGCTGTCCAAGCCATACCGTTCTTTCAAGCGTTCTGGGTATCTTTCTTCGAGGAATTTCAGCGCATAAATCGCCAGTTCCTGCATTTGAATCACCGAATCTTTGATCGCGCCGGTTACCGCCAATTTCAAGCCGGTTTCGGGATCTTCAAACTTCGGCCATAGAATACCTGGTGTGTCTAATAGCTCTATTTCTTTCCCGACCTTGATCCATTGCTGCGCCTTGGTTACTCCAGGCATGTTGCCGGTTTTCGCCAAGCTTTTCTTCGATAAGCGGTTGATGAGCGTCGATTTCCCGACATTCGGGATGCCGACGATCATAGCCCGGATAGCGCGCGGCTTTATGCCTTTTGAAATCATCCGATCCCATTTTTCTGTCAATATTTCTTTTGATGCATTTGTCACGAGCTGCAACCCTTTTCCTTCAAGGGAGTTGATAGCCACCGCTCGTGTTCCTTCGCTTTCAAAATAGCGAATCCATTTTTTTGTTTCAACTTCATCAGCCATGTCCATTTTGTTCAAAATGATCAGACGCGGCTTTTGTTGAATCACTTGGTCAATCATTGGATTTCGCGAAGATAAAGGCAATCTGGCATCAACCAGTTCGAAAATAATATCGACCAGTTTCAGCTTTTCTGTAACTTCTCTCCGCGCTTTCGCCATATGTCCCGGAAACCATTGTATCGTCATAAAAACACTCCTTAATTAACGACCCCTGCTTCAGCCATTGGCCAAAACACAAAACTCGTACTGCCTATCACTTCATCTATCGGTACTTCACCGATCATCCGGCTGTCCTTGCTTGCTCTGCGGTTATCTCCCATCACAAACACGTGCCCTTCAGGAATCGTTTCTTCCCCGATAATTTCTTCTAATGTAAAATCTTCTGTCAATGTTCCGGTAATATCTTCTTTGTAATAATCCAAATACGGTTCATCTACCGGTTCACCATTTATATATAACTGGTCATCTTCATACGCCACATGATCTCCTGGCAAGCCAATAATCCGTTTAATATAATCTTTTTCTTCAGGCGCATGAAAAACAACAATATCGAACCGATCTGGTTCACCTATATTGTAGCCAATTTTGTTGACGATCATTCGATCACCGTGTTCTAGCGTCGGCATCATCGATTCTCCGTCGACGACAATTGGAGTGAAAAAGAAAAACCGGATAATTGCCGCAAGTCCGAAGGCAATTAACAAGGCTTTAGACCATTCCCACACTTCGTTTTTTTTCTTTGGTTCTGTTTCCATGCGCTTTCCTCCTCGAACTTTCTGGTTTAATTGTACAAGCAATTTCAATTTTTAGCAAAGAAAAGAAAAGGCGGCCCAGCAAGCTCAAGTGACCTTAAAGGCATAACTATTGCCACATGCTTTTAAGGCAATAGCAATGTTGTTAGGCACAGCTCAGCGCGGTATTGGCTAAAAAAAGAAAGAGGGCGCGAGCGCCCTCTTTCTTCAGTGAAAATCTTATCGAATTTCTTTAATACGAGCTGCTTTACCGCGAAGATCACGCAAGTAGTACAGTTTCGCACGACGTACTTTACCACGACGGACAACATCAAGTTGTGCGATTTTTGGTGTGTGTACAGGGAATGTACGTTCAACACCAACACCATAAGAGATTTTGCGGACAGTGAAAGTTTCACTGATTCCGCCTCCACGGCGACCGATTACGACTCCTTCGTACATCTGAATACGTTCGCGTGTACCCTCGACAACTTTAACGTGGACGCGGACAGTATCACCAGGACGGAAGTCCGGTAGGTCTGTACGAATTTGTTCTTTAGTGATTGCTGAAATAATGTTTTGCATCATTTTCTCTCCTTCTACAGATGCTCTTGCACCTCATAAACTGTTGCAGCGGAACACCGTGATCCTGTACATAAAAGTACAGACTCCATAGTATCACTTAACAATAGCAAGTGCAAGAGAAAATCCGTTTATCTTTTTTGTTTTTTTAACTCGTCGATTATTTTCTTTTGTTCAGCGGTGAGCTCAATTTGCTCAATCAAATCCGGGCGGCGTTCAAGTGTGCGTTTGAGCATTTGCGCCTCGCGCCACTGGTCAACTTTTGCGTGATTGCCGGACGTTAAGACAGCCGGCACCTTCCAACCGCGGAAATCAGCCGGACGGGTATACTGTGGGTGTTCTAACAGTCCCGTCGAGAACGAATCCCTAACAGGCGAGTCGGCGTTGCCTAGGACGCCTGGGAGCAGTCTTACAACGCTGTCGATAATCGTCATGGCCGCCAGTTCCCCGCCAGTCAAAACAAAATCGCCGATCGAAATTTCATCAGTGACCAAATGCTCGCGAATGCGTTCATCATAGCCTTCATAATGACCGCAAATAAAGACCAGTTCTTCTTCACCCGCCAGCTCTTCCGCTTTTTGTTGCGTGAAACGCTCTCCCTGCGGGCACATTAAAATTACCCGAGGTTTTTTAGCAGTAGTCAGCGACTCCACAGCATTGAAAATCGGCTCCGGTTTTAAGACCATTCCGGCTCCGCCGCCGAATGGGTAGTCATCCACTTGCCGTTTATTATTGGCAAATTCTCGGATGTCCACGACATTCAAAGTCACCGCATTTTTTTCCTGGGCTTTCTTCATGATCGATTGTTGAAAGACACCTTCAAACATGGGTGGAAATAATGAGAGGACATTTATATTCATTATGACAACAAACCTTCCAGTACCTCAATGACCACTTTTTTCTCATCAATATCAATTTCTTTGACCACATCTTCGATATAAGGGATGTAATGCATCTTCCCTTTTTTCGGTTTAACTTCCCAAACATCGTTAGCGCCTGTTTCAAGAATTTCGCTGATGACGCCGATTTCTTCGCCTTCTGTTGAATAAACCGTGCAGCCCAAAATCTCATGATGGTAAAAAGCGCCTTCTTCGAGATCCGTTAAATCGTGTTCAGCAATTCTTAAATAAGCGTCTTTGAACTCAACTACATCGTTGATATTTGGATATCCTTCGAATGTCAGAAGTTCAAAGTTTTTGTGCTGGCGGCGGCTGGCAATTTTGACCATGATCGGTTTTTTCGCATCCGGTTTGAAAAGGCCTAATTTTGTGCCGATCGCAAAACGTTCTTCTGGAAAATCGGTGCGGGACATGACGCGGACTTCGCCTCGGATGCCGTGCGTATTAACGATTTTCCCTACATTAAACCATTCCACTTGCAAACATCCTTTCATTTCGGTTCTATTTTGATTGACAAAAAAGGAAGGAACCTAGGCTCCTCCCTTTTTCAATCCACAATATCGAGATACGTTTTTTTCTTATGATAATTGCTGGCTGCTGAATACACTATCGAACGAATGGCTTTCGCCACGCGTCCTTGTTTACCGATGACTTTCCCTGTATCTTCTGAATGCACGGAAAGCTTGTAGACAATTCGGCTTGCATTTTCGTCTGTTTCAACTCGAACTTCTTCCGGATAATCAACCAGCGGTTTCACAATGGTCTCAATCAGCTGCTTCATAAGAAAATCTCCCTTACTTGTTTAATTTGTCGTTATGGAATTTCTCCATAATGCCGTTTTGAGAAAACAAGTTGCGTACTGTATCAGATGGTTTCGCGCCATCATGAAGCCATTTCAACGCTAATTCTTCGTCGATTTTAACTTCTGCTGGAACTGTTAGCGGGTTGTAAGTACCTACTGTTTGGATCTGACGGCCGTCACGTGGAGCACGTGAATCAGCTACTACGATACGATAAAAAGGAGACTTTTTAGCTCCCATACGTTTTAAACGAATTTTTACTGCCATTTCTTAAAGCACCTCCGAATAGTTTCACACAAGATATTATATTAGCAAGCTTTAAATAGTTTGTAAAGTATTTTTTCTTAACACCTTAAAATTTTATTTAAATAGGCTATTTTGCTCCGTACTTTTAACTAGGAACAAGTAAAACTGCTCCTTAATACTAATTATTTAAATAGCGAATCTAAACCAGGCATAGACATCTTTTTCTTGCCTTTTTTGTTGTTTGCCATGCCTGACATTTGCTTCATCATTTTCTTCATATCTTCAAATTGCTTCAGCAAACGGTTGACGTCCTGAATTGTAGTTCCAGAACCTTTTGCGATGCGTTTTCGCCGATTGGAGTTAATGATTTCAGGCGTTGTTTTCTCTTGCTTCGTCATAGAATGGATGATGGCTTCGACACGGCCCATCTGGCTTTCGTCCACTTTGGCATTTTCAATGCCTTTGATTTTATTGGCGCCCGGAAGCATTTTTAAAATCTCATCAAGCGGACCCATTTGTTTGACTTGGTTCATTTGATCCAAAAAGTCATCAAATGTAAACGAAGAAGTCCGGAACTTTTCTTCCAGTTCTTTCGCTTTCTCTTCATCGACATTGGTCTGCGCTTTTTCAATCAGTGACAGCATATCGCCCATGCCAAGAATACGCGAAGCCATACGTTCTGGATAAAACGCTTCGAGTGCATCCATTTTTTCGCCCATCCCGACAAATTTAATCGGTTTATCCGTAACAGATCGGATGGAAAGCGCAGCTCCGCCTCGCGTATCGCCGTCCAATTTCGTCAAGACGACGCCTGTAATGCCAATTGCTTCGTTGAAGTTTTGCGCCACGTTGACAGCATCTTGCCCAGTCATGGCATCGACCACCAAGAAAATTTCATCCGGTTCTTTCAATGCGCGGATGTCTTTCAGTTCCTGCATCAAATTTTCGTCGACGTGAAGGCGTCCGGCAGTATCGATAATGACCGTATCCAAATGTTCGGCTTTTGCGTATTCAATCGCCTGACGTGAAATCTCGACAGGAGACAAATCCGTCCCTTTTGAAAATACCGGGAGCGATAATTGTTTGCCGATTGTTTCCAATTGCTGGACAGCTGCCGGACGGTAAACGTCAGCCGCTACCAGAAGCGGTTTACGGTTATGTTTTTTGCGCAGCATGCCTGCTAATTTGCCGGAAGTCGTCGTTTTACCGGCCCCTTGCAAACCGACCATCATGATGACAGTTGGCTGTTTAGTGGAAAACTCAATCTTGCTTTGTTCCCCGCCCATCAAGTTTGTCAGTTCATCTTTAACGATTTTTACAACTTGCTGGCCAGGCGTCAAACTGTCCATAACGTCTTGGCCGACAGCCCGTTCGCTAACTTTTTTGACGAATTCTTTTACTACTTTTAAGTTGACGTCCGCTTCGATTAACGCAAAACGGACTTCGCGCATCATTTCTTTGACGTCTGCTTCAGACACTTTCCCTTTTCCTTTGATCCGTTGGATGGTGCCTTGCAGGCGTTCGGCTAAACCTTCAAATGCCATTTGTCTCCGCCTCCTAATCCCATTCTTTTAATTGGTCCAGAAACTTCCGGACCCGCTCATCAGTAAACGGCTCATTTTCAAACGTGGCAACCAATTGCTGCCGCTTCTGAAACTTTTCGAACAACCGCAATTTGTCTTCATATTCCTCGAGCATCGCTTCTGTCCGGCGGATATTGTCATATACCGCTTGGCGTGTGATGTTGTATTCTTCAGCGATTTCCCCTAAAGAATGGTCGTCCAAATAATAAAGCATCATATAACTGCGCTGTTTAGGCGTCAGCAATTCCTGATAGAAATCGAATAAATAGTTCATACGTGTCGTCTTTTCCAATCCCATCAAAGCTGCTCACCTCGCTCATTCTACTGACAACCATACAAAATATAGTTTCAAGCGTCAAGTATTTTTACTTGTCTGCTTCTGCACTTTCAAGTGCTTCTTCCTTATCCAGTCCTTCCGCAAACAATCCGTATACATATTTTTGCGGATCGAACGGCTGCAAGTCGTCCATTTGCTCGCCGAGGCCAACAAACTTCACTGGGATTTTCAATTTACTGCGGATGGCCAGCACGATTCCGCCTTTTGCTGTCCCATCCAATTTCGTCAATACAATTCCTGTAACGTCAGTCACTTCTTTAAACGTCTGAGCTTGGATAAGCGCGTTTTGGCCGGTTGTTGCATCAAGTGCCAGCAGCACTTCATGCGGCGCGCCTGGAATTTCACGCGCAATCACGCGATGGACTTTTTCCAGCTCATTCATCAAGTTGACTTTGTTTTGCAGGCGTCCCGCTGTATCACAGATCAAGACGTCCACACCGCGCGATTTAGCAGCACGTACAGCGTCGTACATGACGGCAGCAGGATCTGAGCCTTCGCTTTGTTTAATGACATCAACGCCTACGCGCTGGCCCCAAATATCCAATTGTTCGATGGCACCGGCACGGAACGTATCGCCGGCTGCCAGCAGCACTGTTTTTCCTTCATTTTTCAAGCGATGCGCCAATTTGGCAATTGATGTTGTTTTACCGACACCGTTGACACCAACAAATAAAATAACCGTCAGGTCATCGGCAAACTTCAATTCGTTGATTTCCTCTTCGCCTGACTGGTAGATTTCCACCAATTTCTCGGAAATGACCGATTGGACATTCGATGTGTCTTTGACATTTTTGCGCTGCACTTCAAAACGCAATTGGTCCATCAATTCCATGACCGTTTCAAAGCCAACGTCCGCCTGAAGCAGAATTTCCTCAAGCTCTTCGAAAAAATCTTCATCCACTTTGCGGTACTTTGCAACAAGGTCGTTGATTTTCGAAGTGAAGCCTGTACGGGTTTTGGTGAGCCCTTCTTTGTATTTCTCTGTTGACTCTTCAGCTTCTTGGTTTCCCGAGAATTTATCTTTTAATTTTTTAAAGAAACTCATACGAACACTCCTCTTTTAAATTTCTTCTTGCAGCTTAACAGAGACCAGCTTGGAAATGCCAGATTCCTGCATAGTGATGCCGTATAGAACGTCCGCGCCTTCCATCGTTCCTTTGCGGTGGGTAATAACGATAAACTGCGTATCTTCACTAAATTTCTTCAAGTATTGGCTGTAACGCACAACATTTGACTCATCAAGCGCTGCTTCCACTTCGTCGAGCACACAGAAAGGCACCGGACGGATGTTCAAGATTGAAAATAGCAAAGCGATGGCCGTCAATGCGCGTTCCCCGCCGGACAGCAAACTCAAATTCTGGAGTTTCTTGCCCGGAGGCTGGGCAACGATTTCGACACCCGTCGTTAGCAGTTCAGACGGATTGGTTAAGATCAAATCGGCCGCGCCCCCACCAAACAATTCTTTGAAGACGCGCTGGAATTGAGTCCGTATGGCACGGAAAGTGGAATCAAATCGGCTCGTCATTTCTTCATCCATTTCTTCGATGACGGTCCGCAGCGTATCTTTTGCTTCGTTCAGGTCATTTCGCTGTTCGGTCAAAAAACTGTGGCGTTCAGAAACGTGGTCGAACTCTTCGATTGCTCCAATGTTCACTGGACCGAGCTCTTCGATCGATTGCTTTAATAGTTTTACCGTTTTCCGTACAACTGCTTCTTCATCCGGCAATTCGAGCAGTTTTGCTTCTGCGACTGTCAGCTGATACTCATTTTCCAGCTGATCAATGAAACTTTGCATTTGGACGTCAATCCGCGTCGATTTCACTTCACAGATGCGGACTGCTTCTACAAAGCCTTTATATAGGCGCTGCGTTTCTTTAAGCGCTTCTTCCAGTCTGTTGAGCTCTTCTTGCTTTTCAGACCGCAACAACCTAGTTTCCTGGATTTTCAGCTGCGCGAGTTCTTTCTTGTTTGTCCAAGAAGAGATTTCCAACAGTATCTCTTCGTCGGAATAGCCTTTGGAAGCTTCTTCTGATTGAATCCATTCTAGTTCTTTCTCGCTGTCCCGCAATTTCTTATCGCTTTTCGCTTTTCGTTCTGCCAGTTCAGCTTCGCTTTCAATAAGCTGGTTTACGCGTTCTTTAATAACAGCAAAAGCTGATTTTTGTTCCATTAATTTTGACATGAGCACTTCGCGGGCAGATTCATTTTTTTGCTTGAAGCCCGTCAGTTCTTCGATTTGAGCAGAAATCGCAGTCAATTCTCCTCCGATTTCTTCTAAACGGCCGGCCGCGGTTTCTTTCCGCTCTGTTACTGCAGTTAAATCGACTTCTTTGTTCTTCTGCTCTGCCATAAAGATTTGGTACCGCTCACGCGTCGTTTTCAAAACCGCTTCGATTTCACGCAAAATAATCGAGCGCTCTGATTCTAAATCGCGGTATTTCTCGCCT includes these proteins:
- the ffh gene encoding signal recognition particle protein — translated: MAFEGLAERLQGTIQRIKGKGKVSEADVKEMMREVRFALIEADVNLKVVKEFVKKVSERAVGQDVMDSLTPGQQVVKIVKDELTNLMGGEQSKIEFSTKQPTVIMMVGLQGAGKTTTSGKLAGMLRKKHNRKPLLVAADVYRPAAVQQLETIGKQLSLPVFSKGTDLSPVEISRQAIEYAKAEHLDTVIIDTAGRLHVDENLMQELKDIRALKEPDEIFLVVDAMTGQDAVNVAQNFNEAIGITGVVLTKLDGDTRGGAALSIRSVTDKPIKFVGMGEKMDALEAFYPERMASRILGMGDMLSLIEKAQTNVDEEKAKELEEKFRTSSFTFDDFLDQMNQVKQMGPLDEILKMLPGANKIKGIENAKVDESQMGRVEAIIHSMTKQEKTTPEIINSNRRKRIAKGSGTTIQDVNRLLKQFEDMKKMMKQMSGMANNKKGKKKMSMPGLDSLFK
- the sucD gene encoding succinate--CoA ligase subunit alpha, with the protein product MSVYINKDTKVLVQGITGSTALFHTKQMLEYGTKIVAGVTPGKGGTEVEGVPVFNTVEDAVKATGANVSVIYVPAPFAADAILEAVEADLDMAICITEHIPVLDMVKVKRFMEGKKTRLVGPNCPGVITPDECKIGIMPGYIHKKGHVGVVSRSGTLTYEATHQLSEEGIGQSTAVGIGGDPVNGTNFIDVLKEFNEDEDTYAVVMIGEIGGTAEEEAAAWVKANMTKPVVGFIGGQTAPEGKRMGHAGAIISGGKGTAADKIKAMNEAGIEVADTPSVIGETLIKVIKEKGLYDACKTH
- the trmD gene encoding tRNA (guanosine(37)-N1)-methyltransferase TrmD — its product is MNINVLSLFPPMFEGVFQQSIMKKAQEKNAVTLNVVDIREFANNKRQVDDYPFGGGAGMVLKPEPIFNAVESLTTAKKPRVILMCPQGERFTQQKAEELAGEEELVFICGHYEGYDERIREHLVTDEISIGDFVLTGGELAAMTIIDSVVRLLPGVLGNADSPVRDSFSTGLLEHPQYTRPADFRGWKVPAVLTSGNHAKVDQWREAQMLKRTLERRPDLIEQIELTAEQKKIIDELKKQKR
- the lepB gene encoding signal peptidase I, which encodes METEPKKKNEVWEWSKALLIAFGLAAIIRFFFFTPIVVDGESMMPTLEHGDRMIVNKIGYNIGEPDRFDIVVFHAPEEKDYIKRIIGLPGDHVAYEDDQLYINGEPVDEPYLDYYKEDITGTLTEDFTLEEIIGEETIPEGHVFVMGDNRRASKDSRMIGEVPIDEVIGSTSFVFWPMAEAGVVN
- the rplS gene encoding 50S ribosomal protein L19, coding for MQNIISAITKEQIRTDLPDFRPGDTVRVHVKVVEGTRERIQMYEGVVIGRRGGGISETFTVRKISYGVGVERTFPVHTPKIAQLDVVRRGKVRRAKLYYLRDLRGKAARIKEIR
- a CDS encoding putative DNA-binding protein gives rise to the protein MGLEKTTRMNYLFDFYQELLTPKQRSYMMLYYLDDHSLGEIAEEYNITRQAVYDNIRRTEAMLEEYEDKLRLFEKFQKRQQLVATFENEPFTDERVRKFLDQLKEWD
- the ftsY gene encoding signal recognition particle-docking protein FtsY, whose amino-acid sequence is MSFFKKLKDKFSGNQEAEESTEKYKEGLTKTRTGFTSKINDLVAKYRKVDEDFFEELEEILLQADVGFETVMELMDQLRFEVQRKNVKDTSNVQSVISEKLVEIYQSGEEEINELKFADDLTVILFVGVNGVGKTTSIAKLAHRLKNEGKTVLLAAGDTFRAGAIEQLDIWGQRVGVDVIKQSEGSDPAAVMYDAVRAAKSRGVDVLICDTAGRLQNKVNLMNELEKVHRVIAREIPGAPHEVLLALDATTGQNALIQAQTFKEVTDVTGIVLTKLDGTAKGGIVLAIRSKLKIPVKFVGLGEQMDDLQPFDPQKYVYGLFAEGLDKEEALESAEADK
- the sucC gene encoding ADP-forming succinate--CoA ligase subunit beta, whose protein sequence is MNIHEYQGKQILKQYGVAVPEGYVAFSPEEAVKAAKELGTDVVVVKAQIHAGGRGKAGGVKLAKSLDEVRTYSKELLGKVLVTHQTGPEGKEVKRLYIEAGSDIQKEYYLGLVLDRETSRVTLMGSEEGGMDIEEVAANNPERLFYEEIDPVIGLTGFQARRMAFNINIPAKLVNKASKLMLGLYQAYVDTDAAIVEINPLVVTGDGQVVALDAKFNFDANSLYRHPHIMEMRDYDEEDAKEIEASKYDLSYISLDGNIGCMVNGAGLAMATMDTINYYGGSPANFLDVGGGATAEKVTEAFKIILSDKNVKGIFVNIFGGIMKCDIIAEGVIQAAKEVSLSVPLVVRLEGTNVELGKKLLNESGLDIVAAGTMAEGAKKIVELVG
- a CDS encoding ribonuclease HII; this encodes MKTIKDIREKLKMADEWESWMEELHQDERKSVQTLLNQWNKKKRLADGLISNHQSKMEFDKSFKEHPESLVAGIDEAGRGPLAGPVVTAAVILPEDCSLLVGLDDSKKLSKEKREAFAELIRELAISYSVHVQSPEEIDRQNIYRATKTSMTEAAMSLDPQPSVILADAMKLEVPIPCESIIKGDAKSLAIAAASILAKTGRDAIMDAYAETYPVYGFAKHAGYGTPEHVEALRKYGPCPIHRKTFEPVKSLLQESR
- the ylqF gene encoding ribosome biogenesis GTPase YlqF; translation: MTIQWFPGHMAKARREVTEKLKLVDIIFELVDARLPLSSRNPMIDQVIQQKPRLIILNKMDMADEVETKKWIRYFESEGTRAVAINSLEGKGLQLVTNASKEILTEKWDRMISKGIKPRAIRAMIVGIPNVGKSTLINRLSKKSLAKTGNMPGVTKAQQWIKVGKEIELLDTPGILWPKFEDPETGLKLAVTGAIKDSVIQMQELAIYALKFLEERYPERLKERYGLDSIDDEDIVQAFNHIAQRRHIATVNGEVNYEMVAEIIVRDIRNQHLGRVTFDYKDEMILDEEAN
- the rimM gene encoding ribosome maturation factor RimM (Essential for efficient processing of 16S rRNA) → MEWFNVGKIVNTHGIRGEVRVMSRTDFPEERFAIGTKLGLFKPDAKKPIMVKIASRRQHKNFELLTFEGYPNINDVVEFKDAYLRIAEHDLTDLEEGAFYHHEILGCTVYSTEGEEIGVISEILETGANDVWEVKPKKGKMHYIPYIEDVVKEIDIDEKKVVIEVLEGLLS
- a CDS encoding KH domain-containing protein — encoded protein: MKQLIETIVKPLVDYPEEVRVETDENASRIVYKLSVHSEDTGKVIGKQGRVAKAIRSIVYSAASNYHKKKTYLDIVD
- the rpsP gene encoding 30S ribosomal protein S16, whose protein sequence is MAVKIRLKRMGAKKSPFYRIVVADSRAPRDGRQIQTVGTYNPLTVPAEVKIDEELALKWLHDGAKPSDTVRNLFSQNGIMEKFHNDKLNK